In Excalfactoria chinensis isolate bCotChi1 chromosome 3, bCotChi1.hap2, whole genome shotgun sequence, one DNA window encodes the following:
- the CST7 gene encoding cystatin-F, translated as MAANFTRSFATLCCLALWGFTCTCDATCVPPPHSTVHPGFPVPMNTNNPGVRKAARFGVYQYNNSSNDLFLFKEWQINKAMVQIIRGLKYMLHVEIGRTVCEKRGHSNLDNCHFQRKKNLQQMLKCYFEVWMTPWLHKADVPVALCH; from the exons ATGGCAGCAAACTTCACCCGCAGCTTCGCCACGCTTTGCTGTTTAGCGCTCTGGGGCTTCACCTGCACTTGTGATG CTACGTGTGTACCACCACCCCATTCAACCGTGCATCCTGGCTTCCCGGTCCCAATGAATACCAACAATCCTGGCGTTCGCAAGGCAGCTCGCTTTGGGGTTTACCAATACAACAACAGTTCCAACgacttatttctgtttaaagaaTGGCAAATAAACAAAGCTATGGTGCAG ATCATCAGAGGTCTGAAATACATGCTCCACGTGGAAATTGGCCGCACAGTGTGTGAGAAGAGGGGGCACTCCAACCTGGACAACTGTCActtccagaggaagaaaaatctgcaaCAG ATGCTGAAATGCTATTTTGAGGTCTGGATGACACCTTGGTTGCATAAAGCAGATGTCCCTGTTGCTCTCTGTCACTGA